One region of Armigeres subalbatus isolate Guangzhou_Male chromosome 3, GZ_Asu_2, whole genome shotgun sequence genomic DNA includes:
- the LOC134222466 gene encoding uncharacterized protein LOC134222466: MAEKRFRCLERRLASRPDLYDNVKIQITQYQAKGYAHKASPEEFASFDPERTWFLPLNVVTNPRKPNKLVPLPAVLSSFRQFEVAISADICEMFYQILIRPEDRSAQLFLWRDDPSKPFEVFVTNVATFGSTCSPSAAQFVKNRNAEEFSEEFPRAITKRHYVDDFLCSVDTEQEAVELAEQVKLVHSKAGFVIRNWLSNSSYVLTRVGEQPTEMMEKVWIDRSDAYERVLGMVWKPEPDVFVFQGVFREEIQALLSDGAVPTKREVLRTVMSIFDPIGLVAIFVIHGKVLVQHIWRSGLGWDERIGDTLLEQWKRWVKLLQQLNQVEIPRCYFPGYSSEGYRTAELHVFVDASEEAFAAVAYFRIVEETRVRCSLVSAKVAPLKLLSIPSLELSTVVLGARLSKSVIENHTLPISRKTFWSDSCTFLSWLRADPRKYRQFVAFRLTEIHDLTQVDEWRWVPSRMNVADEATKWGKGPDITSSSRWFQAPKFLYEHPNSWPQQTTKEEEFSEELHPINLHLEVAREELLQYERVSKWERLVRAVSYVRLFVDNLRCKAKKQSPSNTEWLNRGELLRAEKQIQHEAFGDELRLKKTSKILKLSPFLDEQGVIRMDGRITGAQQVSFDFKFPVILPKGHEGTKLLVDWYHRQHKHCNPETAVNEMRQKFHVSEMRVVFKQAGKHCQWCKIYRAAPEIPRMAPLPQVRTVSHVRPFNYVGVDYFGPILVKQGRSEVKRWVALFTCLTIRAVHLEVVHNLTTESCARNGSEITSVEVGDLVVVVEDRIRNGWLRGRILRVFPGRDGRIRNAEVETANAGVLVRSIAKLAVLKVGSTAEDNFEQYGSGIVTNGEKPAPRCERVTRSTRSRKQ; the protein is encoded by the exons ATGGCGGAAAAGCGGTTCCGCTGTCTCGAGCGCCGTCTAGCATCAAGGCCCGACCTATACGACAACGTGAAGATCCAGATTACACAATACCAAGCCAAGGGATACGCACATAAGGCTAGTCCGGAGGAATTTGCCAGTTTCGACCCCGAGCGGACCTGGTTTCTGCCGTTGAACGTCGTTACAAACCCAAGGAAGCCGAACAAG CTCGTACCGCTTCCGGCGGTTCTGTCTTCGTTTCGCCAGTTTGAGGTGGCCATCAGCGCTGACATCTGCGAGATGTTCTACCAGATCTTGATTCGGCCTGAGGACCGATCGGCACAGCTGTTCCTGTGGCGGGACGATCCCTCCAAGCCCTTCGAGGTGTTCGTCACGAACGTAGCAACGTTCGGCTCCACCTGctcaccttctgcagctcaaTTCGTCAAAAATCGGAACGCCGAAGAGTTttccgaagagtttccgcgGGCAATCACAAAACGCCATTATGTAGACGATTTTCTGTGCAGCGTGGACACCGAGCAGGAAGCAGTGGAGCTAGCAGAACAGGTCAAGTTAGTGCACTCCAAGGCCGGATTCGTCATTCGAAATTGGCTGTCGAACTCTAGTTACGTTCTCACACGGGTCGGGGAACAGCCAACAGAAATGATGGAAAAAGTTTGGATTGACAGGTCGGACGCTTACGAACGCGTTCTCGGAATGGTCTGGAAGCCTGAACCGGATGTCTTTGTTTTCCAAGGTGTTTTCCGAGAAGAAATCCAGGCTCTACTTTCGGATGGCGCTGTTCCAACCAAACGAGAAGTTCTGCGCACTGTGATGAGCATCTTCGACCCCATCGGACTGGTAGCCATCTTCGTCATCCACGGAAAAGTGCTTGTGCAGCATATCTGGCGCTCTGGACTTGGTTGGGATGAACGCATTGGTGACACACTGCTTGAGCAGTGGAAGCGATGGGTCAAGTTACTCCAGCAGCTGAATCAAGTCGAAATCCCACGTTGCTACTTCCCTGGCTACTCTTCCGAAGGCTACAGAACCGCCGAGCTGCACGTTTTCGTAGACGCTTCCGAGGAAGCCTTTGCAGCCGTAGCATATTTCCGAATCGTCGAAGAAACAAGAGTTCGATGCTCGTTGGTGTCAGCGAAGGTTGCCCCCTTGAAACTGCTGTCGATTCCCAGTCTAGAGTTGTCAACCGTCGTTCTCGGTGCCCGACTTTCGAAATCCGTCATTGAGAACCACACACTTCCAATCAGTcgcaaaacgttctggagtgaTTCCTGCACCTTTCTCTCTTGGTTGCGGGCAGATCCCAGGAAATATCGGCAATTTGTCGCATTCAGGTTGACAGAAATCCACGATCTCACGCAGGTCGATGAATGGCGCTGGGTGCCATCGCGTATGAATGTCGCTGACGAGGCCACAAAGTGGGGCAAAGGTCCCGATATCACCTCCAGCAGTCGCTGGTTCCAAGCTCCAAAATTTCTATACGAGCATCCGAATTCGTGGCCACAGCAAACAACGAAAGAAGAGGagttttcggaagaacttcatCCGATTAATCTTCACCTTGAAGTAGCCAGGGAAGAGCTGCTGCAGTACGAACGGGTTTCAAAATGGGAGCGCCTGGTCCGTGCTGTATCCTACGTACGCTTGTTCGTGGACAATCTTCGTTGCAAGGCAAAAAAGCAATCACCAAGCAACACGGAATGGTTAAATCGGGGCGAACTGCTGCGTGCGGAGAAACAAATCCAACACGAGGCTTTCGGGGACGAGCTt AGACTTAAGAAAACTAGCAAGATCCTCAAACTTTCACCCTTTCTGGACGAGCAAGGTGTCATACGGATGGACGGCAGGATTACAGGTGCACAACAGGTGTCCTTCGATTTCAAGTTCCCGGTCATTCTTCCCAAAGGGCATGAAGGAACAAAGCTTCTTGTCGATTGGTATCATCGGCAGCACAAGCATTGCAATCCTGAAACTGCGGTCAACGAGATGCGCCAGAAGTTTCATGTGTCGGAAATGAGAGTTGTTTTCAAGCAGGCCGGAAAACATTGCCAGTGGTGCAAGATTTACAGGGCAGCGCCGGAGATCCCGAGAATGGCTCCGCTTCCACAAGTAAGGACGGTGTCACATGTGCGACCATTCAACTATGTCGGCGTTGACTACTTCGGGCCGATCCTGGTTAAGCAGGGACGTAGCGAGGTAAAACGTTGGGTCGCGTTGTTCACCTGCTTGACCATCCGCGCAGTGCATCTTGAGGTGGTGCATAACCTGACTACAGAGTCCT GCGCACGAAATGGTTCAGAGATCACAAGCGTTGAAGTTGGAGATTTGGTAGTAGTAGTCGAAGACCGTATCCGGAATGGGTGGCTGAGAGGACGTATACTACGTGTCTTTCCGGGACGTGACGGGCGCATACGGAATGCTGAAGTGGAGACAGCCAATGCAGGAGTGCTGGTTCGGTCAATCGCCAAGCTGGCAGTTCTGAAGGTCGGTAGTACCGCTGAAGATAACTTCGAGCAATACGGGTCGGGGATTGTTACGAACGGCGAGAAACCAGCACCCCGTTGCGAAAGGGTCACTCGATCCACTCGCAGCAGAAAGCAGTGA